A region of Mammaliicoccus sp. Dog046 DNA encodes the following proteins:
- the resB gene encoding cytochrome c biogenesis protein ResB, with amino-acid sequence MDDNKIVCKCGYENPEGTQLCLNCGRLINDTYDKKKTTDVMRYDGQAIRSKTKNKTILDRIWNFFASVKTGVTLLVITVIAASIGTIFPQQYFIPMNVNPEQYYYEHYGSLGLLYYKLGLHNLYSSWWFLILLGLVAFSIITSSIDRGIPLHKSLKNQRTKKHESFYKRQRLHSTTDEDVDLSELSASFKKKRYKAKQDGNHILLEKGRLSRYGPYINHTGLIILLFGAMLRFIPGFYLDETLYVKEGDTKPVPGTDSEYYIKNNDFIYEEYNQKSQSNSNAESIDPSLNKIAKNYETKATLYKNSKKDVIGTGTNLEEVTSDSIKVNQPLKYDHLRFYQSSFDNSVLKDMTFNLKTKDGKALGKPFTVNLENPKKEFKISDDLTVKLRSYAPDYEKIENGVLATKSPDPNNPAFVFEVKKSGEKPEFSFLRIKESQEISKNNQYEVKFSNATNQWATVLAVKKDLTLPILFTGFVIFLIGLTVGSYINHRRIWISKENGKFNIAGHTNKNYYGFSKEINTVLDQYHLTHIVDSKGKIHDSKEENNG; translated from the coding sequence GTGGACGACAACAAAATTGTTTGTAAATGTGGCTATGAGAATCCAGAGGGGACACAACTTTGTTTGAACTGTGGACGCTTAATTAATGATACTTATGATAAGAAAAAGACCACAGATGTCATGCGTTATGATGGACAAGCGATACGTTCCAAGACGAAAAACAAGACGATTCTCGACCGTATTTGGAACTTCTTTGCATCTGTTAAAACCGGAGTAACACTATTGGTCATTACAGTAATTGCTGCATCAATTGGGACGATCTTCCCACAGCAATACTTTATACCAATGAATGTTAATCCTGAACAATATTATTATGAACATTACGGATCGTTAGGTTTACTTTATTATAAATTAGGCTTACACAATCTATATAGCTCATGGTGGTTCTTAATACTACTTGGACTTGTAGCTTTCTCAATTATTACATCAAGTATTGATAGAGGTATTCCATTACATAAATCTTTGAAAAATCAAAGAACGAAAAAACATGAATCATTCTATAAGCGACAAAGATTACATTCAACAACAGATGAAGATGTAGATTTATCTGAACTAAGTGCTTCATTTAAAAAGAAGCGGTATAAAGCTAAACAAGATGGCAATCATATATTGCTTGAAAAAGGGCGACTATCTAGATACGGTCCTTATATCAATCATACTGGCTTAATCATTTTATTATTTGGTGCAATGCTTAGATTTATACCTGGTTTTTATTTGGATGAAACGCTCTATGTTAAAGAGGGCGACACTAAACCTGTTCCAGGTACAGACAGTGAATATTATATTAAAAATAATGATTTTATTTATGAAGAATATAATCAAAAATCACAATCAAATAGCAATGCCGAATCTATTGATCCAAGTCTAAATAAAATTGCTAAAAATTATGAAACAAAAGCAACACTATATAAAAATAGTAAGAAAGATGTAATTGGAACAGGTACGAATCTTGAAGAAGTTACTTCAGATTCTATAAAAGTGAATCAACCATTAAAATATGACCACTTACGATTTTACCAAAGTAGTTTTGATAACTCAGTGTTAAAAGATATGACATTTAATTTGAAGACTAAAGATGGCAAAGCATTAGGTAAACCATTCACAGTCAATCTAGAAAATCCAAAAAAAGAATTTAAAATCAGTGATGATTTAACTGTGAAACTAAGAAGTTATGCACCAGATTATGAAAAAATTGAAAATGGTGTACTCGCTACTAAATCACCAGATCCAAATAATCCAGCATTTGTTTTCGAAGTGAAAAAATCTGGAGAAAAACCAGAATTCAGTTTCTTGAGAATCAAAGAATCTCAAGAAATTTCGAAAAACAATCAATATGAAGTTAAATTTTCTAATGCAACGAATCAATGGGCAACTGTGTTAGCCGTTAAAAAAGATTTAACATTACCTATATTATTTACAGGGTTTGTTATTTTCTTAATTGGTTTAACTGTTGGTTCATATATTAACCATAGACGAATTTGGATCTCTAAAGAAAATGGTAAGTTTAATATTGCGGGTCATACAAATAAGAACTACTATGGATTTAGTAAAGAAATTAATACTGTATTAGATCAATATCATTTAACACATATAGTTGATTCAAAAGGTAAGATACACGATAGTAAGGAGGAAAATAATGGATAG
- a CDS encoding helix-turn-helix domain-containing protein: MQEIVLKALSMKHEQKTDKSIYNILVGKKTHQTYFDATIEHLKLYYGCLPNLKYDDFENIVEQSSNNQVQPIIGNYFYSQAVETVGTLLLLIQMVSQKKHEQTTYQPLFNNKSIQHEAKKIYIAIKDHREDDFINEVYQLFKDSNDEFNHVYLHYLLAGYRETPYTLEQIALLEDISLHSLGCHLLEEYQFVQVSISDEMKYPVLSQIKHLPLLHQQTVTTYQLLQKTQDIAQLADIKRVKTHTIHDHIVEMYIKGYLTNKNLFISNEKYNQFIKVFEQMPNQSLKYYYENTNDIDYFELKLMYAIYAMEGLNVT, from the coding sequence GTGCAAGAAATAGTTTTAAAAGCTCTTTCAATGAAACACGAACAAAAAACGGATAAAAGTATTTACAACATTTTGGTTGGCAAGAAGACGCATCAAACATACTTCGATGCTACTATAGAACATTTAAAATTATATTATGGATGTTTACCTAATTTAAAATATGATGATTTCGAAAATATTGTTGAACAATCTAGTAACAATCAAGTTCAGCCTATAATCGGGAATTACTTTTATAGTCAGGCTGTTGAAACAGTGGGTACTTTATTACTATTAATTCAAATGGTGAGTCAAAAAAAGCATGAACAAACGACTTATCAACCTTTATTTAACAATAAATCAATTCAACATGAAGCAAAGAAAATTTACATAGCAATTAAAGATCATCGTGAAGATGATTTTATAAATGAAGTATATCAACTCTTTAAAGACAGCAATGATGAATTTAATCATGTGTACTTGCATTACTTACTTGCTGGTTATCGTGAAACACCTTATACACTTGAACAAATTGCTTTATTGGAAGATATATCATTACATTCGTTGGGGTGTCACTTGTTAGAAGAATATCAGTTTGTGCAAGTGAGTATAAGTGATGAAATGAAATATCCAGTACTTTCTCAAATAAAACATTTACCTTTACTTCATCAACAAACGGTAACTACATATCAATTACTTCAGAAAACACAAGATATTGCTCAATTAGCAGATATAAAAAGAGTAAAGACACATACGATACATGATCATATTGTTGAAATGTATATTAAAGGTTACTTAACAAATAAAAATCTGTTTATCAGTAATGAAAAATACAATCAATTTATAAAAGTGTTTGAACAAATGCCCAATCAATCATTAAAATATTATTATGAAAACACGAACGACATAGATTATTTTGAACTTAAATTGATGTATGCCATATATGCAATGGAGGGTTTAAATGTTACATGA
- the ccsB gene encoding c-type cytochrome biogenesis protein CcsB, which yields MDSSVVLNISNFALYSAFILYLIAIVPFSFSVRATKKNAEKIGVILTAVGFVLQIVYFITRWIAAGHAPVSNMYEFLTMFGIMMVGGFLVIYALYRTPILALFVLPIAMLLIAYASMFSRDVSPLIPALQSSWLAIHVITVTISYGILSISCVAGLIYLLAAVNPKEKTIHSFFVEVIMYFVVIVIGFILTTIIMKDIVGYDDTYFFVDKNDNNSVQHYHLPAFVTQQDSLLVKNVSGSDYEPIQRTDILSWSKVQLPAVINAQKFNTVIWSIVVGSILYAIIRLILRGRTLFSLIKPLTKKVNLSLMDEIGYRSVIIGFPLFALGGILFASIWAQMAWSRYWGWDPKEVWALITFLYYAIFLHLRLGKGWEGRKSAWLAVGGLAIILFNVIAVNLIVSGLHSYA from the coding sequence ATGGATAGTTCAGTTGTATTAAATATCAGTAATTTCGCTCTGTATTCTGCGTTTATATTATACTTGATAGCTATAGTTCCTTTTTCATTCTCTGTAAGAGCTACTAAGAAAAATGCAGAAAAGATTGGTGTAATATTAACGGCTGTTGGATTTGTTTTGCAAATCGTTTATTTTATTACAAGATGGATTGCTGCAGGTCATGCACCGGTAAGTAATATGTATGAGTTCTTGACGATGTTTGGAATCATGATGGTTGGAGGATTCTTAGTTATTTATGCTTTATACCGCACGCCTATTTTAGCGTTATTCGTATTGCCGATTGCTATGTTACTCATCGCATATGCGAGCATGTTTTCAAGAGATGTCTCACCACTTATTCCTGCATTACAATCAAGTTGGTTAGCCATTCATGTTATAACTGTTACAATATCTTATGGTATATTATCTATTAGTTGTGTTGCTGGACTTATTTATTTATTAGCAGCAGTAAATCCTAAAGAAAAAACGATACATAGTTTCTTTGTAGAAGTGATTATGTATTTCGTAGTTATAGTTATTGGGTTTATATTAACAACAATTATAATGAAGGATATTGTCGGTTACGATGATACATATTTCTTCGTAGATAAGAATGACAATAACTCGGTACAGCATTATCATTTACCTGCATTTGTAACACAACAAGATAGTCTACTCGTAAAAAATGTATCAGGTAGTGATTATGAACCTATCCAACGTACAGATATTCTAAGTTGGAGTAAAGTGCAATTGCCGGCAGTTATAAATGCTCAAAAATTCAATACTGTTATTTGGTCTATAGTCGTAGGTTCTATATTATATGCTATAATAAGGTTGATTTTGAGAGGTAGAACATTATTTAGCCTTATAAAACCGTTAACAAAAAAAGTAAACCTATCCTTAATGGATGAAATAGGTTATCGATCTGTAATTATCGGATTCCCTTTATTTGCTCTTGGTGGTATTTTATTCGCTAGTATATGGGCACAAATGGCTTGGAGTAGATATTGGGGCTGGGACCCTAAAGAAGTATGGGCGCTTATAACTTTCCTATATTACGCGATATTTTTACATTTACGATTAGGCAAAGGTTGGGAAGGTCGAAAATCGGCATGGTTAGCTGTCGGTGGCCTTGCAATCATTCTATTTAATGTTATAGCTGTTAATCTAATTGTATCTGGTTTACATTCATATGCTTAA
- a CDS encoding RecQ family ATP-dependent DNA helicase codes for MLHEELKKYFGYETFRQGQEETVTSILDGNDVLSVLSTGAGKSLCYQLPAYITGGRVLIISPLISLMDDQVVQMKLNGEKNVVAIHSALERDEKQEIFNQLDKYQFIFCSPEFIYEEHNFKHFKRLAFQYIVLDEAHCLSEWGFDFRPHYALVSKVTTFFNSSQVIALSATLTSKMMEDIKEITKREFITHVETLNRQNIAYHHFNFENEEDKDSYLLNMIKESGPTIIYVSSKKKCHELAERIYNQGYLTGIYHGDLDYQERTTVQTQFISNDIKIIVATSAFGMGINKPDVRTVIHYHLPTSPSKYVQEVGRAGRDGFSSQAISLFTARDLAILEHLANDHAFDIDMLNLYEQGYQLNEEATQSIKYLLELYPLNQLKSKIQAEQNQKLYAYQYMKNYAYLDKCRRTYLMNYFNENIVQNESCCDNCENVNLLKEPNIAEVKRRTTYENRLNAIFC; via the coding sequence ATGTTACATGAAGAACTAAAAAAATATTTTGGTTATGAAACTTTTAGGCAAGGACAAGAAGAAACTGTTACAAGTATATTAGACGGAAATGATGTGTTAAGCGTACTTTCAACTGGTGCCGGAAAAAGTTTGTGCTATCAATTACCAGCATATATCACTGGTGGAAGAGTACTGATTATCTCACCTTTAATTTCATTAATGGATGATCAAGTTGTACAAATGAAATTAAATGGCGAGAAAAATGTAGTCGCAATTCACTCAGCACTAGAAAGAGATGAAAAACAAGAAATATTTAATCAGTTAGATAAATATCAATTTATATTTTGTAGTCCAGAATTTATATATGAAGAACATAATTTCAAACATTTTAAGCGTTTGGCATTTCAATATATTGTTCTAGATGAAGCACATTGTTTAAGTGAATGGGGGTTTGATTTTAGACCACATTATGCGCTTGTGTCTAAAGTGACAACATTCTTCAATAGCTCACAAGTTATAGCATTATCTGCGACGTTAACTTCTAAAATGATGGAAGACATTAAAGAAATAACTAAAAGAGAATTTATTACACATGTTGAAACTTTAAACCGTCAAAATATTGCTTATCATCATTTTAATTTTGAAAATGAAGAAGATAAAGATAGTTATTTATTGAACATGATAAAAGAATCTGGTCCTACCATCATTTATGTATCCTCTAAGAAAAAATGTCACGAATTAGCTGAACGTATTTATAATCAAGGTTATCTTACTGGGATATATCATGGGGATTTAGATTATCAAGAAAGAACGACAGTTCAAACACAATTCATAAGTAATGATATCAAAATAATCGTCGCAACGAGTGCCTTTGGTATGGGAATAAATAAGCCCGATGTACGAACTGTTATTCATTATCATTTACCAACGTCACCTTCTAAATATGTACAAGAAGTAGGCAGAGCTGGTAGAGATGGTTTTTCCTCGCAGGCAATCAGTTTATTTACTGCTAGGGATCTAGCAATTTTAGAACATCTAGCAAACGACCATGCATTTGATATTGATATGCTTAATCTTTATGAACAAGGGTATCAGTTAAATGAGGAGGCAACGCAAAGTATTAAGTATCTCCTTGAACTTTATCCTTTAAATCAATTAAAATCAAAAATACAAGCAGAACAAAATCAAAAATTGTATGCCTATCAATATATGAAAAACTATGCATATTTAGATAAATGTCGAAGAACATACTTAATGAACTATTTTAATGAAAATATTGTCCAAAATGAATCGTGTTGTGACAATTGTGAAAATGTAAATTTATTAAAAGAACCTAATATTGCTGAGGTAAAACGAAGAACAACATATGAAAATAGGTTAAATGCAATATTTTGTTAG
- a CDS encoding ATP-binding protein, translating to MNRLNSVVVKLWLSIILIVTTVLLLLSGFLITFLQSYNTSSTGENLYNDATKIERLLLNSHEKDSAIDYAKVLVEDPAGLIIVKDRNDLTKSSDDPLKEVMNHEIKTNHAFDKVFTSDKHVIKEINLSYNGEKHRYLLLGYPSQAFHGDNAGIFLFQDINSINEAQHVVTLSILIAAIILLIVSTVFAFFLSSKITKPLIQLKHAAFKVAKGHYTEKVPVNSRDEIGELGLAFNKMSKDIRKNIDDVKSKNNIQEKLIDSMIDGVLGINNKNEIIISNTKADVFLNEVKEFDHIDLSIQRNDTFRTKNTQFHEYELGHKYYVVISTYIESIQNDGSSGIVVIIRDMTEEHHMDQMKKDFIASVSHELRTPISMLQGYTEAIVDGVVTDKKDVDDFLYIILDESKRLSRLINELLEVAKMDAEGIKVNLESFNITSLINKIDTKFLPQARENGLNLNVKHVGEAENWFGDSDRIEQILTNLIDNAIRYTHKDDAINVVFNDTADDHFKITVTDTGVGIAKEHLEQIFDRFYKVDASRTRGKHGTGLGLFIVRKITDAHNGTIHVESTEGKGTQFIIKLPKF from the coding sequence ATGAATCGGTTAAATAGTGTTGTTGTAAAACTGTGGTTATCTATTATTTTAATAGTAACGACAGTTTTACTTTTATTAAGTGGCTTTCTTATTACATTTTTACAATCTTATAATACATCTTCAACCGGTGAAAATTTATATAATGACGCTACGAAAATTGAAAGGCTACTTCTTAATTCTCACGAAAAAGACTCTGCTATCGATTACGCAAAAGTATTAGTTGAAGATCCAGCTGGACTCATCATTGTTAAAGATAGAAATGATTTAACGAAAAGTTCAGATGATCCTTTAAAAGAAGTGATGAATCATGAAATAAAAACAAACCACGCATTTGATAAAGTGTTTACAAGTGATAAACATGTTATAAAAGAAATTAATTTAAGTTATAACGGTGAAAAACATCGCTATTTATTACTAGGTTATCCATCACAAGCTTTTCATGGTGATAATGCAGGTATATTTTTATTTCAAGATATCAATTCAATCAATGAAGCGCAACATGTAGTTACACTGAGTATACTCATAGCAGCTATTATATTATTAATAGTTAGTACAGTATTTGCTTTCTTCTTATCAAGTAAAATTACAAAACCACTCATTCAATTGAAGCATGCTGCGTTCAAAGTAGCGAAAGGGCATTACACTGAAAAAGTACCTGTTAATTCAAGAGATGAAATTGGAGAACTCGGACTAGCATTTAACAAGATGAGTAAAGATATTAGAAAAAATATCGATGATGTTAAATCGAAAAACAACATTCAAGAAAAGTTAATTGATTCAATGATAGATGGTGTACTAGGTATCAATAATAAAAATGAGATTATCATCTCAAATACTAAGGCCGATGTATTTTTAAATGAAGTGAAAGAATTCGATCATATTGATTTATCAATTCAAAGAAACGATACATTTAGAACGAAAAACACTCAATTTCATGAGTATGAGTTAGGTCATAAATACTATGTTGTTATTTCAACTTATATCGAAAGTATTCAAAATGACGGTTCTTCAGGAATCGTGGTCATCATTAGAGATATGACAGAAGAACATCATATGGATCAAATGAAAAAAGACTTTATCGCGAGTGTGTCACATGAATTGCGTACGCCAATTTCTATGTTACAAGGTTATACTGAAGCAATTGTCGATGGTGTTGTGACTGATAAAAAAGACGTCGATGACTTCTTGTATATTATTTTAGATGAATCAAAACGTTTAAGTCGTTTAATTAATGAATTATTAGAAGTAGCGAAAATGGATGCAGAAGGTATTAAAGTTAATTTAGAATCATTTAATATTACGAGTCTCATTAACAAAATTGATACGAAATTCTTACCACAAGCAAGAGAAAATGGATTGAATTTGAATGTGAAGCATGTCGGTGAAGCAGAAAATTGGTTTGGTGATAGTGATAGAATTGAACAAATATTAACGAATTTAATTGATAATGCCATCCGTTATACACATAAAGATGATGCGATTAATGTGGTATTTAATGATACTGCAGACGATCATTTCAAAATCACTGTTACTGATACTGGTGTAGGTATAGCGAAAGAACATTTGGAACAAATTTTCGATCGTTTCTATAAAGTAGATGCTTCTCGCACGCGAGGGAAACACGGTACAGGGTTAGGATTATTTATAGTTAGAAAAATAACAGATGCTCATAATGGTACGATTCATGTAGAAAGTACTGAAGGTAAAGGTACTCAATTTATAATAAAATTACCTAAATTTTAA
- a CDS encoding ferredoxin, with amino-acid sequence MAKYTIVDMDTCIACGACGAAAPDIYDYDDEGIAYVILDDNKGIEAVPEELLEDMEDAFEGCPTDSIKIADESFDGDALKFE; translated from the coding sequence TTGGCTAAATACACAATTGTAGATATGGATACGTGTATCGCATGTGGTGCATGTGGTGCAGCTGCCCCTGATATATATGATTATGATGATGAGGGTATCGCCTATGTGATATTAGATGATAATAAAGGAATCGAAGCTGTCCCTGAAGAATTACTTGAGGATATGGAAGATGCTTTTGAAGGTTGCCCTACTGACTCAATTAAGATTGCAGATGAATCGTTCGATGGAGATGCACTTAAATTCGAATAA
- a CDS encoding response regulator transcription factor: MTDRILVVDDEDRIRKLVKMYLEREGYETDEAENGVVALDKALNENYDCILLDLMLPEMDGLEVCKRIRESKSTPIIMLTAKGEENNRVEGFETGADDYIVKPFSPREVVLRVKALLRRATNHTMVSQSNTAKDLIVFENLVIDNDAHRVLADQKEVNLTPKEYELLLYLAKSPDKVFDREQLLKEVWHYEFYGDLRTVDTHVKRLREKLNRVSEEAAQMIHTVWGVGYKFEVPE; encoded by the coding sequence ATGACAGATCGTATTTTAGTTGTAGATGATGAAGATAGAATTCGAAAATTAGTAAAAATGTATCTCGAAAGAGAAGGTTACGAAACAGATGAAGCTGAAAATGGTGTTGTTGCACTGGATAAAGCTTTAAATGAAAATTATGACTGTATACTATTAGATTTAATGTTACCTGAAATGGATGGTCTGGAAGTATGCAAAAGAATTCGAGAATCTAAATCGACACCAATTATTATGCTTACAGCAAAAGGTGAAGAAAATAATAGAGTCGAAGGATTCGAAACAGGAGCAGACGATTATATCGTTAAGCCATTCTCCCCAAGAGAAGTTGTGTTACGCGTTAAGGCACTATTAAGACGTGCTACAAATCACACGATGGTTAGTCAATCGAATACTGCCAAAGATTTAATTGTCTTTGAAAACTTAGTTATTGATAACGATGCACATCGCGTGTTAGCTGATCAAAAAGAAGTGAATTTAACACCTAAAGAATATGAATTATTATTGTATTTAGCAAAATCGCCTGACAAAGTCTTCGATCGAGAACAATTATTGAAAGAAGTATGGCATTATGAATTTTATGGGGATTTAAGAACTGTAGATACACATGTTAAGAGATTACGTGAGAAATTAAATCGTGTATCTGAAGAAGCAGCGCAAATGATTCATACTGTATGGGGCGTTGGATATAAATTTGAGGTTCCTGAATAA
- a CDS encoding ECF transporter S component encodes MSNQNSTKRLLTVSMLIAISFILMFLKFPLPFIPPYLTMDFSDVPVLVATFAFGPVSGILVALFKNILNFLIVSHEPVGNTANFLASVCLLLPTYYFYKIKKTKSFMGYGLIIGTLLMTLFMSIMNYFVLLPLYGQIMNLADVANNLKMIVSAGIIPFNLIKGIIISVIFILIIDKLRTVIHK; translated from the coding sequence ATGTCAAACCAAAACAGTACGAAACGCTTACTCACTGTAAGTATGTTAATTGCAATTAGCTTTATACTAATGTTTTTGAAGTTCCCACTTCCATTTATTCCACCATATTTAACAATGGATTTTAGTGATGTACCTGTCCTTGTAGCAACATTTGCATTTGGACCAGTATCAGGAATATTAGTGGCTTTATTTAAAAATATTTTAAACTTTTTAATCGTTTCACACGAACCCGTTGGAAATACAGCTAACTTTTTAGCTTCAGTTTGTTTGTTGTTACCAACATATTATTTCTATAAAATCAAAAAAACGAAATCGTTTATGGGATATGGATTAATCATCGGGACATTATTAATGACTTTATTTATGAGTATCATGAACTATTTTGTGTTATTACCTTTATATGGTCAAATAATGAATTTAGCTGATGTAGCAAATAATTTAAAAATGATTGTATCTGCTGGTATTATACCTTTCAATTTAATAAAAGGTATTATCATATCGGTGATATTTATCCTTATTATCGATAAATTGAGAACGGTCATCCATAAATAA
- a CDS encoding LysM peptidoglycan-binding domain-containing protein, whose product MSKDNFKDEFEKSRQPIGKPEDKVNDEVKNTEETNLNSQSNRKDLEETKQDDKQRNKQDQQYPPRGALRRQRRKEEANKQRKAQTSPEDVKEPNKETNEVDNKNNDVQEKEPTKQASAPITPASSTKHSKETNHAKENDQHKNKKRRKKSLTDKPEEYNKSDNDSNGKKAAVAGTAAAGAGAAGLAASKKGNKNTDNNKPDNADQSKDQENQSKDGSKGKKAAVAGTAAAGAGAAGLAASKKGDKNPDNNKQDNSDQSKDQENQPKDGSKGKKAAVAGTAAAGAGAAGLAASKKGNKNTDNNKQDKNDKSSRKKGAAVASGVGAAGVGAGAAGGGTPPSDGNGSGNDGDSNKFKKAIIPIIAAILILGALALFLGMYLNGANKDNGKELAEKTEQTDSAAKKKADEQAAKDRENKEKDKAQEEKDKAQEQKDKQAKEEQDKQNSEQSANNSTDQNTTDNASTEDNSQATNQDQASTQDQNTNQNSNTLQSEDVQNAAEDAANNQSNQSSATDQSQSQSQNQSQESHTVTGKENLYRIAIQYYGSGSPENVEKIRQANGISGNDISQGQDLVIP is encoded by the coding sequence TTGTCTAAAGATAATTTTAAAGACGAATTTGAAAAAAGTCGTCAACCGATAGGAAAACCTGAAGACAAGGTAAATGATGAAGTTAAAAACACCGAAGAGACAAACTTGAACAGTCAATCAAATCGGAAAGATTTAGAAGAAACAAAACAAGATGATAAGCAAAGGAATAAGCAAGATCAACAGTATCCACCTAGAGGTGCTTTAAGAAGACAACGACGAAAAGAAGAAGCAAACAAGCAAAGAAAAGCACAAACTAGTCCTGAAGATGTTAAAGAACCAAATAAAGAAACGAATGAAGTTGACAATAAGAATAATGATGTACAAGAAAAGGAACCGACTAAACAAGCGTCGGCACCAATTACACCAGCTTCTTCAACTAAACATTCTAAAGAAACTAATCATGCTAAAGAAAATGATCAACATAAAAATAAAAAGCGTCGTAAAAAATCATTAACTGATAAACCTGAAGAATATAATAAATCAGATAATGATTCTAATGGCAAAAAAGCCGCTGTTGCTGGAACTGCCGCAGCAGGTGCCGGTGCCGCTGGACTAGCAGCATCAAAAAAAGGAAATAAAAATACTGATAACAATAAGCCAGATAACGCTGATCAGTCAAAAGACCAAGAGAACCAATCTAAAGATGGTTCTAAAGGTAAAAAAGCCGCTGTTGCCGGAACTGCTGCAGCCGGAGCAGGTGCAGCTGGATTAGCAGCATCGAAAAAAGGAGATAAAAATCCTGATAATAACAAGCAAGACAATTCTGATCAATCAAAAGACCAAGAGAACCAACCTAAAGATGGTTCTAAAGGTAAAAAAGCCGCTGTTGCTGGAACTGCTGCAGCCGGAGCAGGTGCAGCTGGATTAGCAGCATCGAAAAAAGGAAATAAGAATACTGATAACAATAAGCAAGATAAAAACGATAAATCAAGCCGTAAAAAAGGTGCAGCAGTTGCAAGTGGCGTTGGCGCTGCTGGTGTAGGAGCTGGAGCTGCTGGCGGTGGTACACCTCCAAGTGATGGAAATGGTAGCGGAAACGATGGCGATTCTAATAAATTCAAGAAAGCAATCATTCCAATTATTGCAGCAATACTTATTTTAGGTGCTTTAGCATTATTCTTAGGTATGTATTTAAATGGTGCGAACAAAGATAATGGAAAAGAACTTGCTGAAAAAACTGAACAAACAGATAGTGCTGCTAAGAAAAAAGCAGATGAACAAGCTGCAAAAGATAGAGAAAATAAAGAAAAAGACAAAGCGCAAGAAGAGAAAGATAAAGCACAAGAACAAAAAGATAAACAAGCTAAAGAAGAACAAGACAAACAAAATAGTGAACAATCAGCGAATAATTCAACTGATCAAAACACTACAGATAACGCGTCAACTGAAGATAATAGCCAAGCAACAAACCAAGATCAAGCTTCAACGCAAGATCAGAATACAAATCAAAATAGTAATACTTTACAAAGTGAAGACGTTCAAAACGCTGCTGAAGATGCTGCAAATAACCAAAGCAACCAATCAAGCGCAACTGATCAAAGTCAATCACAATCTCAAAATCAGTCACAGGAGTCTCATACTGTAACTGGTAAAGAGAATTTATATCGTATCGCAATTCAATACTATGGTAGTGGTTCACCAGAGAATGTAGAAAAAATCAGACAAGCAAATGGTATTTCTGGCAATGATATTTCACAAGGTCAGGATTTAGTAATACCATAG